In Halosegnis marinus, one genomic interval encodes:
- a CDS encoding MaoC/PaaZ C-terminal domain-containing protein: protein MPVSYEPHYFEELSVGQTFESAGRTVTDGALEMYSAVSGDWEEIHTNDEYAEAGRYGARIGHGPFTFVITTGLVHRCGFVERRVIAFLGMNYMDLKNPVYVGDTVTAEFEVTEKRELESRDDAGIVVIDALATNQDGDSVFEGDMKFMFKREGYDD from the coding sequence ATGCCGGTCAGCTACGAGCCGCACTACTTCGAGGAGCTTTCCGTGGGACAGACGTTCGAGAGCGCCGGGCGAACCGTCACCGACGGCGCGCTGGAGATGTACTCCGCCGTCTCGGGCGACTGGGAGGAGATACACACGAACGACGAGTACGCCGAGGCGGGCCGCTACGGCGCGCGTATCGGCCACGGGCCGTTCACCTTCGTCATCACGACGGGGCTGGTCCACCGCTGTGGCTTCGTCGAGCGCCGCGTCATCGCCTTCCTCGGGATGAACTACATGGACCTGAAGAACCCCGTGTACGTCGGGGACACCGTCACCGCGGAGTTCGAGGTGACGGAGAAGCGCGAACTCGAATCGCGCGACGACGCCGGTATCGTCGTCATCGACGCGCTCGCCACGAACCAAGACGGCGACAGCGTCTTCGAGGGCGACATGAAGTTCATGTTCAAGCGCGAGGGGTACGACGACTAG
- a CDS encoding TrmB family transcriptional regulator: protein MNDADAVEALSALGLSTYAARTFVGLQKLGVASASDVAGVADVPRSQVYGATDELESLGLVDVRDGSPRRYRPVPVREARDLLYERLRATGDEAFEYLESVRGQRADDEEGHDAIWTTEGRANVAARVSSLVDGADGRVLFATGDPSLFDGAVADALAAADERGVTVTLVSADPAVREAGRAAGLSVKRVPDDAAPELSIGRVLVADDDTVLFSVLPRADVAATDAESAFWTEGTGFAVLLARLIGEQFGV, encoded by the coding sequence GTGAACGACGCCGACGCCGTCGAGGCGCTCTCCGCGCTCGGCCTCTCGACGTACGCCGCGCGCACGTTCGTCGGCCTCCAGAAGCTGGGGGTCGCGAGCGCCAGCGACGTGGCCGGCGTCGCGGACGTCCCCCGCTCGCAGGTGTACGGCGCGACGGACGAACTGGAGTCGCTCGGGCTGGTGGACGTGCGCGACGGCTCGCCGCGCCGCTACCGCCCGGTGCCCGTCCGGGAGGCGCGCGACCTGCTGTACGAGCGGCTGCGCGCGACGGGCGACGAGGCGTTCGAGTACCTCGAATCCGTCCGCGGCCAGCGCGCCGACGACGAGGAGGGTCACGACGCAATCTGGACGACGGAGGGGCGCGCGAACGTCGCGGCGCGCGTCTCCTCGCTCGTCGACGGCGCCGACGGGCGCGTGCTGTTCGCCACCGGGGACCCGTCGCTGTTCGACGGCGCCGTGGCGGACGCCCTCGCCGCGGCCGACGAGCGGGGCGTCACCGTCACCCTGGTCAGCGCCGACCCGGCCGTCCGCGAGGCCGGGCGGGCGGCCGGGCTGTCGGTGAAACGGGTGCCCGACGACGCGGCCCCGGAGCTGAGCATCGGACGCGTCCTCGTCGCGGACGACGACACCGTCCTGTTCAGCGTGCTGCCGCGCGCGGACGTGGCCGCGACGGACGCCGAGTCCGCGTTCTGGACGGAGGGCACCGGCTTCGCGGTGCTTCTTGCGCGGCTCATCGGCGAGCAGTTCGGGGTGTGA